CTTAATCTGATCGCCGGGCTGACCCAGCCGAGTGAAGGCGTCCTGCTTTGTGACAACCGCGAAATCGCCGGGCCAGGTCCGGAACGCGCGGTGGTGTTCCAGAACCACTCGTTGCTGCCCTGGCTGACCACTTACGACAACGTTGCGCTGGCCGTTAATCAGGTATTCAAAGAGAAAAGCAAGGCCGAGAAACACGACTGGATTGTTCACAATCTGGAGCTGGTGCAGATGAGCCATGCACTGAATAAAAGGCCGGGCGAGCTTTCTGGCGGCATGAAGCAGCGCGTGGGGATCGCCCGTGCGCTGGCGATGAAGCCCAAAGTGCTGCTGATGGATGAGCCATTTGGCGCGCTGGATGCCCTGACGCGGGCCAGATTGCAGGATGCAGTGATGGAGATCCAGCAGAAACTCAACACCACCATAGTGCTGATCACCCACGATGTGGATGAGGCCGTGCTGCTGTCGGATCGGGTGATGATGATGACCAACGGGCCAGCAGCTACCGTAGGTGAAATCATGACGGTCGATCTGCCGCGTCCCCGTTCAAGAGTGGCGCTGGCCGATGACCCGCATTATCACCATCTGCGCCAGCAGGTGCTGCATTTCCTCTACGAAAAACAGGCAGCGTAAGGAGCGAATGATGGCGGAGCATCTGGTGGTGATCGGCAATGGGATGGCGGCAATGCGCATGGTGGAAAAGCTGTTGCAGCTTGCGCCGGAACGTTACCGCATTACGGTGATTGGCCGTGAACCTCAGGGTAATTACAACCGCATCATGCTTTCGCCAGTGCTTG
This genomic window from Erwinia sp. E_sp_B01_1 contains:
- a CDS encoding ABC transporter ATP-binding protein, with product MQPIIQVQQVSQRFTTSKGEFLALDNVSFDIQPGETLSLIGHSGCGKSTLLNLIAGLTQPSEGVLLCDNREIAGPGPERAVVFQNHSLLPWLTTYDNVALAVNQVFKEKSKAEKHDWIVHNLELVQMSHALNKRPGELSGGMKQRVGIARALAMKPKVLLMDEPFGALDALTRARLQDAVMEIQQKLNTTIVLITHDVDEAVLLSDRVMMMTNGPAATVGEIMTVDLPRPRSRVALADDPHYHHLRQQVLHFLYEKQAA